From one Triticum aestivum cultivar Chinese Spring chromosome 4B, IWGSC CS RefSeq v2.1, whole genome shotgun sequence genomic stretch:
- the LOC123091733 gene encoding uncharacterized protein isoform X4, which yields MILGNTLYLANDLTLGVHFFTVTTSALTNYLELSSRDEWGGGLCWSYHVFLQSECLGIISQYTICSFSFRVHSSQGKKSTCCREPKQQQIKLLGRKKLSRVAAYA from the exons ATGATTCTTGGCAATACTCTTTACTTG GCCAACGACCTCACCCTGGGAGTCCACTTCTTTACGGTCACTACATCTGCCTTGACAAATTATCTGGAG TTGAGCTCCAGAGACGAATGGGGAGGTGGACTTTGCTGGAGTTATCATGTGTTCTTGCAATCAGAATGCCTGGGGATTATAAGCCAATATACGATTTGTTCATTTTCTTTTAGAG TTCATTCGTCGCAAGGAAAAAAATCTACTTGCTGTCGGGAACCAAAGCAACAACAGATCAAGTTACTTGGTCGGAAGAAATTGTCAAGGGTCGCAGCTTACGCATGA
- the LOC123091733 gene encoding uncharacterized protein isoform X2 — translation MILGNTLYLTEQHQANDLTLGVHFFTVTTSALTNYLELSSRDEWGGGLCWSYHVFLQSECLGIISQYTICSFSFRVHSSQGKKSTCCREPKQQQIKLLGRKKLSRVAAYA, via the exons ATGATTCTTGGCAATACTCTTTACTTG ACTGAACAACATCAGGCCAACGACCTCACCCTGGGAGTCCACTTCTTTACGGTCACTACATCTGCCTTGACAAATTATCTGGAG TTGAGCTCCAGAGACGAATGGGGAGGTGGACTTTGCTGGAGTTATCATGTGTTCTTGCAATCAGAATGCCTGGGGATTATAAGCCAATATACGATTTGTTCATTTTCTTTTAGAG TTCATTCGTCGCAAGGAAAAAAATCTACTTGCTGTCGGGAACCAAAGCAACAACAGATCAAGTTACTTGGTCGGAAGAAATTGTCAAGGGTCGCAGCTTACGCATGA
- the LOC123091733 gene encoding uncharacterized protein isoform X3 produces the protein MILGNTLYLANDLTLGVHFFTVTTSALTNYLEQLSSRDEWGGGLCWSYHVFLQSECLGIISQYTICSFSFRVHSSQGKKSTCCREPKQQQIKLLGRKKLSRVAAYA, from the exons ATGATTCTTGGCAATACTCTTTACTTG GCCAACGACCTCACCCTGGGAGTCCACTTCTTTACGGTCACTACATCTGCCTTGACAAATTATCTGGAG CAGTTGAGCTCCAGAGACGAATGGGGAGGTGGACTTTGCTGGAGTTATCATGTGTTCTTGCAATCAGAATGCCTGGGGATTATAAGCCAATATACGATTTGTTCATTTTCTTTTAGAG TTCATTCGTCGCAAGGAAAAAAATCTACTTGCTGTCGGGAACCAAAGCAACAACAGATCAAGTTACTTGGTCGGAAGAAATTGTCAAGGGTCGCAGCTTACGCATGA
- the LOC123091733 gene encoding uncharacterized protein isoform X1, with protein sequence MILGNTLYLTEQHQANDLTLGVHFFTVTTSALTNYLEQLSSRDEWGGGLCWSYHVFLQSECLGIISQYTICSFSFRVHSSQGKKSTCCREPKQQQIKLLGRKKLSRVAAYA encoded by the exons ATGATTCTTGGCAATACTCTTTACTTG ACTGAACAACATCAGGCCAACGACCTCACCCTGGGAGTCCACTTCTTTACGGTCACTACATCTGCCTTGACAAATTATCTGGAG CAGTTGAGCTCCAGAGACGAATGGGGAGGTGGACTTTGCTGGAGTTATCATGTGTTCTTGCAATCAGAATGCCTGGGGATTATAAGCCAATATACGATTTGTTCATTTTCTTTTAGAG TTCATTCGTCGCAAGGAAAAAAATCTACTTGCTGTCGGGAACCAAAGCAACAACAGATCAAGTTACTTGGTCGGAAGAAATTGTCAAGGGTCGCAGCTTACGCATGA